GTTGCTGCGTTGGTTTATGTTCAGGCCGCGAGAGCGACATATATACACGAAACCCGGGGTACCGTTTTGTTACACCCCCGTTACCCTCTAATTCCCGAGTAAGAAGTAGCTACTTGAATGGCGTACTGGGCTTTTGTCTTTCACCGTCGGGTCACAGTCGGTATCTAATCCCTGTGTTTCTGATGTGGAAGTATTGACAGTACTACACGAATCCCTCACAACAGCAGAGAATAAATAAAAATAGATATGCAGGCGAAAGCGCAGTACGGTGAGTTATTGTCCGATCCGATATAAGTCGCGGTGTCACACTACTAAACTCTGGGTCTACTTCTACTAGTATATGTACAAACATTAGCACTACGCTATCGGATTCTAATGAGGATAGACGGAAACTACGTAGTGTCTTATTAATAATATATCCTAGTTATACGATATTGGCTCTGTCAGTTGATTTACCAAGTCACCGAGTGGGGATTTGGCGAGGCCAGTCTGAAAGCACAGCCGCACCTGTGATAGTAATCTCAAGAATAGTCTGGCCTAACCTCTGTGAAATCTGGAGTAGTTCAGTCCGTAATAGGATATATCGCCAACTATCGAGCTAAGAGCGTGACTGCTCAATATTCTTTTTCAAATTCGGATATCCTCTTCTGCGGCTACTGTACTGCTCTCCCGCTCGTCTTGCTGGCGTGCTCTCTTGCCGGAGGCTCTTCATCATTTCCTCAATTAAGAACTAGTAGGAAGTTGATAGCCGATTACGTGGGCGTGATCTCGATTGTCTCGCTGTCTCGAATCCGAATGGTGTACCCACTGTATGTGAAACTGATCTGAATGTCGTCGGTGGACTGCCCTGCGACAAGTGTGTCGAGGGCATCCGGGTCGATTTGATTATACAGCGGCGGGAGACTAGTTTCCGTTACGGATTCTTTAGCTGCTATAGCGGTAACAATCGCTTCACTCGGTGATTCGTACTGGTTTGCCCAAAAGACCGTTTCTGTCTCGTTCCACTCCAAACTCATTGTTCTTTGTATGAACCACTCCCGTATCAGGATATACTCTATCAGACTAGCAAACTCAGATAACAGACGCTATCTATCTAGATGCTGTGCCGTTCTCTCTTCGCCAAACAACTCCTCAAGTAGTTTCCGGACAGCTACCCGAAGGTGGTGGCTGAACGTCGGCTGTGATATATCGAGTGTATCAGCGATTTCCTGACCGGTCTTGTCCCGGGGAGATTGATAGAATCCGCTATAAAAGGCTGCAAGCAGGACCTCAAACTGCCGAGGGGTTAGCTGTGCTGTCAGTTCTGAGTAGAATGACTCGCGGGTTTGGACACTACGTTCCCGCTTGTGACGGCTGACGAGTTCGATGTCCGGACATGAACGCCGTAACTCAGCAATGAGTTGGCGAATATCGACAGTCTGTGGAACCTCAATCTGAATCTTCAGCGTCTTCCCATCAGACTGGATCAATTGCGGGGCTCCTCCTTGCTCGGCGACTGTCAGTGCGAGTTGTGTACCCGAGACTGTCGCTTCGAACAAACTCGTATCTTCTGTGTCGGTTAGACACTCTATTCGCTCAATCCGAGGGAGGGTATCCAAGCACGCTTGTAGATCTTCTGAGGGAGCGTCAGTGCTGAAAAACACGATACAGCTGGCATCTCCCTGTGGGACGATCCCCTCGAATGATATCTCTGCATCGACGACGCCCGCGATCCGATGGAGGATATCATCGGATTCGGTTGCTTCCAGTTGAAGCTCGACAGCCCGATCCGCGACGAGCCCTTGCTTCGTCTCAATGCTGTTAATGGCGTATCCAACCGTCTCACTCACTTCCTCGAGTACTGACTGTGTCGGCAGATCGAAAACGTTCGGCGCTTTCGCGTACACAGTCAGGATCCCATATGAGAGCTGCTGATAGCTGAGTGGAATACTGACGACTGATTGGAACCCGCGTTCCAGTAGCCGCCGCTGCCACCCCTTCCCTCTGAGCCCGTCCGCGATGTTGTTGTTCAGCGTCTGCTCGTTCGTCCGGGCTGTCTGGACTGCTGGTGGAGGCGGTGTTTCATTCGAAGGTGTGCGGGATTCTTCGAGAAAGCCACGGTCGGTTCCTGCCCACGTCCGTGGCGTGACACGGTCAGTATCGGATTCGTATTCACCGATCCAGGCAAACGAACAGATGTCGGACGCGACTAACTGGTCACACACTGCCTGCTCTATCTCTGAGCGACTGTCTGCCCTGAGCACTCGCTCGTGAATTTTCTGACTCAACTCTGTCAACCGGTTCATCTGCTCAAGCTGCACCGTCTGTTGCTCCAGATCGCGTTGCCTATCTTCGAGTTCCGTCTCGTAGTTCAGCCTATCGAACGCCGTTCGAATAGTCGCCCCGAGGAGTTCGGTAATTCGACGAGTCTGGGTATCGAACTCGCCGCCGATTGTGTCGCCCGCTCGAAGTACCCCATGGTCACCCAGCGGGACAAAGACGGCTTTTCCATCAGTCGTCGTGCTCTCGCCCGATTCCGAGGCCGAGTTCTCGTCGCAGATTATAGTTTCCTCGGTAAAGAAGGCCGAACTTACGAAGCTATCACCGTCTGCTGGGATAGCTTGGTGTTCCTCGGTCTCCGTCGTCGAAAGCGGGCGAAAAGTGTTCGTCTCGCTGTCGAACGCGTACAGCACAACCTCAGGGAGACCGATGATATCACGGGTCCGCGAGACAACAATTTGCGCGGCTTCCTCCTCTGAAGTCACGCCCAGGAGGTCTGTTGCGGTTTCGTACAGCTGTGTAAAGCCCATCTCAGCCCGCTGTGTCTGTAATTCGTTTCCGATCCACTTGCTTAGCAGGTCCACGAGCGTTACGTCCCAGTCCGAAAACCCGGTCCCGCTCGTCCCGGACCCGTAGAAACAGAGCGTCCCATAGATACTCCCACCCACAGTGAGTGGCGTGCCGAGATACCGATCGACTTTGTCATCCCACATGTGGTCTCGACTATCGTCGCCGCAGTCGGCAGCAACGTCAGTCATCACGACCGTCTCCCCGTCTTTGATAGCTTTCGCGCAGGGGGTTTCCGACAACGGAATCGTTCCGCCTGAAAAAATCGTTTCCTCTGGTGTCTGGAGCACCTCGAAATCGTATTCCATTCCATTTATATGAGAAAGTGTCGCGTACTCGGTTCCAAGCACGCTACGGCCGACTTGCATGAGGTCCGCTATCTGTTCTTGTAGCGCCCCGTCCCGTGCTGTGAACACTTCGGTAATCGTCCGCAGGACTTCCTCCCGCATTTCGAGTTCGGCACGTGTTGCAGTTGAATGGAGCCCATCGGCGACAATCTCAGCAAGCTCTGTCAGTACTGTCTGCTCCGCCTCGTCAAACGCGAAGGGTGTGTCTGCGTATATCGAAATCACGCTCTGTACTGATCCTGTGTACTGGATCGGGAGAACGATCATCGACCGGAACCCGTACTCCGATGCGAGTTCCTGCCATGGCTGGACAGACGAACCAGTCCTGATATCAGACGCCACCTGCTGTTCGCCGGTTTCGATTGCGTGGCCGAACGGTCCGTCATCGAACACTGAGCGGTCATAGCGAGAGAGCATCGCTTCGACGTATTCGAGTGCGTCGCCACCGCCAGCGGTGGGAACGATGTCGCCTGACTCGTTTTTCTCACCGATCCAGGCAAACTGGTAGGCATCCGAACTGGTCAGAATTTCACAGACAGCCGCTTTGATCTCTTCGGCTGTTGACGCCCTCAGCACTTGGCGATTTATCTCCCGGAACAGGGAATTAATCCGAGATAACCGCGCCGTTTCCCGTCGGAATCGGTACGATTCGACTGCGTTCTCGATTCTGTTTGTGAGCACTGCGTACTGCTCCGGCCCACCACCTTT
The Haloarcula marismortui ATCC 43049 DNA segment above includes these coding regions:
- a CDS encoding HalOD1 output domain-containing protein; amino-acid sequence: MSLEWNETETVFWANQYESPSEAIVTAIAAKESVTETSLPPLYNQIDPDALDTLVAGQSTDDIQISFTYSGYTIRIRDSETIEITPT
- a CDS encoding GAF domain-containing protein; the protein is MRKLAGETGPAPTDSGTEAPKIKVLLVDDYGEFRQTTAELLEHENDRIEVIEAASVDDALSYFDSESIDCIVSDYEMPEADGIEFVETVRRSNGDLPFILLTGQGSEKLASEAVSAGVTDYFVKGGGPEQYAVLTNRIENAVESYRFRRETARLSRINSLFREINRQVLRASTAEEIKAAVCEILTSSDAYQFAWIGEKNESGDIVPTAGGGDALEYVEAMLSRYDRSVFDDGPFGHAIETGEQQVASDIRTGSSVQPWQELASEYGFRSMIVLPIQYTGSVQSVISIYADTPFAFDEAEQTVLTELAEIVADGLHSTATRAELEMREEVLRTITEVFTARDGALQEQIADLMQVGRSVLGTEYATLSHINGMEYDFEVLQTPEETIFSGGTIPLSETPCAKAIKDGETVVMTDVAADCGDDSRDHMWDDKVDRYLGTPLTVGGSIYGTLCFYGSGTSGTGFSDWDVTLVDLLSKWIGNELQTQRAEMGFTQLYETATDLLGVTSEEEAAQIVVSRTRDIIGLPEVVLYAFDSETNTFRPLSTTETEEHQAIPADGDSFVSSAFFTEETIICDENSASESGESTTTDGKAVFVPLGDHGVLRAGDTIGGEFDTQTRRITELLGATIRTAFDRLNYETELEDRQRDLEQQTVQLEQMNRLTELSQKIHERVLRADSRSEIEQAVCDQLVASDICSFAWIGEYESDTDRVTPRTWAGTDRGFLEESRTPSNETPPPPAVQTARTNEQTLNNNIADGLRGKGWQRRLLERGFQSVVSIPLSYQQLSYGILTVYAKAPNVFDLPTQSVLEEVSETVGYAINSIETKQGLVADRAVELQLEATESDDILHRIAGVVDAEISFEGIVPQGDASCIVFFSTDAPSEDLQACLDTLPRIERIECLTDTEDTSLFEATVSGTQLALTVAEQGGAPQLIQSDGKTLKIQIEVPQTVDIRQLIAELRRSCPDIELVSRHKRERSVQTRESFYSELTAQLTPRQFEVLLAAFYSGFYQSPRDKTGQEIADTLDISQPTFSHHLRVAVRKLLEELFGEERTAQHLDR